In Oreochromis aureus strain Israel breed Guangdong linkage group 20, ZZ_aureus, whole genome shotgun sequence, the following are encoded in one genomic region:
- the LOC116324257 gene encoding ribosomal biogenesis protein LAS1L-like, giving the protein MKKKGSEKKRHVVPWLNKAEWDQVRDYLYSMDYSLQRFALDRISAWRARCANSFPVAVNCTADLVRCQVRDRSGQLTGDDLILMYGTALVRFVNLITERQQGRTARPLRRLAGNLNIPEWVVDLRHEITHRKLPSLKWCRKGCKVVLEWLQQEFWSRQLGGAPDDHWDLQSDGEDEDVKRQEDEVVARQKEVDAYRKARELLISYEKDQYQAFDDGSPEDKEKSLWQAPLADMSWLLGEIKQFALESSELLIDVLLEDGFLVPTMEQLETLGCATSDSASPTEPRVPQTFLRFWLPLLKMLNSPSFIHLFLEKLFVEQKLLSKEPDGHRCFYISAWISEVLLCNNNKFEYHFETKLQKKARTKDRIFINRIQLRWQQLLSACLDAPCISTPHLIQLILDDMEHPPPQETREKLVQLCSIYTQTERSEASTPLQQQPIYTVEMLLDKMQHSRQDARPLHSSPMDSERSEERKWADVQAERALALRGSPWQVCTHNVSWKNYAIGKVPGQSDDPSCLMVDNYSIMTVLDQPVELESSATRSSISGASAPARPAEGLRWSNSDLNRLKCGLKLF; this is encoded by the coding sequence ATGAAGAAAAAGGGCTCTGAGAAAAAACGCCATGTGGTACCCTGGCTTAACAAAGCGGAGTGGGATCAGGTTCGGGACTACCTTTACTCGATGGACTACTCTCTGCAGAGGTTTGCATTAGACAGGATATCGGCCTGGAGGGCCAGGTGCGCTAATAGTTTCCCCGTGGCCGTGAACTGCACAGCGGACCTTGTGCGCTGCCAGGTGCGGGACCGGTCCGGACAGCTTACCGGAGATGACTTGATCCTGATGTACGGGACGGCCCTGGTAAGATTTGTTAATCTTATCACGGAGCGCCAGCAGGGGAGAACGGCCCGGCCGCTGAGGCGACTGGCTGGAAACTTGAACATCCCCGAGTGGGTGGTGGATCTAAGGCACGAAATCACGCATCGGAAGCTTCCTTCTTTGAAATGGTGCCGAAAGGGATGTAAGGTGGTCCTGGAGTGGCTCCAGCAGGAGTTTTGGTCCAGACAGCTGGGAGGAGCCCCCGATGATCACTGGGACTTGCAGTCGGATGGCGAGGATGAGGACGTCAAGCGCCAGGAGGATGAGGTTGTTGCCAGGCAGAAAGAAGTGGACGCCTACAGAAAAGCTCGGGAGCTGCTGATCTCTTATGAGAAGGACCAGTACCAAGCTTTTGATGATGGGTCTCCTGAAGACAAGGAGAAGAGCTTGTGGCAGGCCCCCTTAGCAGACATGAGTTGGTTGCTGGGTGAGATCAAGCAATTTGCACTGGAGTCCAGTGAGCTGTTGATTGATGTGCTGCTGGAGGATGGATTTCTTGTTCCCACCATGGAGCAGCTGGAAACATTAGGCTGTGCAACCTCTGACAGTGCCAGTCCCACTGAGCCCAGAGTCCCACAAACCTTCCTGCGCTTTTGGCTGCCCCTGCTAAAGATGCTTAACTCTCCATCTTTCATTCACCTCTTCCTGGAGAAGCTCTTTGTGGAACAGAAGCTGCTCAGCAAAGAGCCCGACGGTCACAGGTGTTTCTATATTTCTGCATGGATTTCAGAAGTCCTCctctgcaacaacaacaaatttgAATATCATTTTGAGACAAAGTTGCAGAAGAAAGCCAGAACGAAGGACAGGATTTTCATCAACCGCATCCAGCTGAGGTGGCAGCAGCTTCTCTCTGCATGTCTGGATGCCCCCTGCATCAGCACGcctcacctgatccagctcatCCTGGATGACATGGAGCACCCCCCCCCTCAGGAAACCAGAGAGAAGCTGGTCCAGCTCTGCTCCATCTACACACAGACAGAGCGCTCCGAGGCCAGCAcacctctgcagcagcagcccatATATACTGTGGAGATGCTGCTGGACAAGATGCAACACTCCCGGCAGGACGCCCGTCCCTTGCATTCCTCACCGATGGACTCGGAGAGAAGTGAGGAGCGCAAATGGGCAGACGTGCAGGCTGAAAGAGCACTTGCCCTCAGAGGTTCTCCGTGGCAGGTGTGCACTCATAATGTCTCATGGAAGAACTATGCCATTGGTAAAGTTCCTGGACAGTCGGACGACCCGTCGTGCCTCATGGTGGACAATTATTCGATAATGACTGTGTTAGACCAGCCAGTGGAGCTGGAGAGCAGCGCGACACGTAGCAGCATCTCCGGGGCCTCGGCTCCAGCCCGGCCAGCAGAGGGCCTCCGCTGGAGCAACAGCGACCTCAACAGACTGAAATGTGGACTGAAGCTGTTTTAA